In Fusarium verticillioides 7600 chromosome 4, whole genome shotgun sequence, the following proteins share a genomic window:
- a CDS encoding hypothetical protein (At least one base has a quality score < 10) — protein MYSGFGGGFDPANPDHLYNMARHGRRPIVQRFDEYYRCYPLVMAPGAERPELNYGSKIILPPSALDKVSKLHVQWPLLMELINGEKGKHSHAGVLEFIAEEGRAYIPQWMMETLGMDVGDMIQVRTTSLELAKMVKLQPQSVNFLEISDPKAVLEKAFRNFATLTKGDVFNFAYNDEVYDVAVLDVKPETDKMGVSMIETDVSVEFAPPVGYVEPERQSGTSTPRSTRGGVPAGGLLHNQGTMAQAINYSAIAPSVTSNVTNFLGEGQKLAKKGSKAPTPKPATPVPTVEIPGMPRRRDGAPAALRLPPNKLFFGYEIKPVKTDADKEEEKENANRPHFAGQGQTLRGAVKRKGEGDDKTKAPEKKGTSEGNRLDGRRPR, from the exons ATG TATTCAGGCTTCGGCGGTGGGTTTGACCCCGCTAACCCCGACCACCTCTACAACATGGCCCGCCATGGACGACGTCCCATTGTGCAACGATTTGACGAGTACTATCGATGCTATCCTCTAGTCATGGCCCCCGGAGCTGAACGACCAGAACTCAACTACGGTTCCAAGATAATTCTGCCGCCGTCCGCTCTTGACAAGGTGTCGAAGCTTCATGTGCAGTGGCCTTTGCTCATGGAGTTGATCAACGGAGAGAAAGGCAAACATTCACATGCGGGTGTGCTAGAGTTCATTGCGGAGGAAGGCCGAGCATACATTCCTCAATGG ATGATGGAAACTCTTGGCATGGACGTTGGCGACATGATCCAGGTCCGCACCACATCATtggagctggccaagatggtcaagctACAGCCTCAATCCGTCAACTTCCTTGAGATTAGTGATCCCAAGGCAGTGCTGGAGAAGGCTTTCCGCAATTTTGCCACCCTTACCAAGGGTGAtgtcttcaacttcgccTACAACGATGAAGTGTATGATGTGGCCGTTCTCGACGTCAAGCCCGAGACGGACAAGATGGGAGTCAGTATGATCGAGACCGACGTGTCAGTAGAATTCGCGCCCCCAGTCGGCTACGTCGAACCTGAGCGCCAGAGCGGAACCAGCACCCCAAGAAGCACACGAGGTGGTGTCCCTGCTGGAGGTCTGCTACACAATCAAGGAACCATGGCGCAAGCCATCAACTACAGCGCCATTGCTCCATCAGTGACAAGCAATGTGACTAATTTCCTCGGAGAGGGTCAaaagcttgccaagaagggcagcaAGGCTCCAACACCCAAGCCGGCTACTCCGGTTCCTACGGTGGAGATTCCAGGAATGCCTAGGAGGCGTGATGGTGCTCCGGCAGCTCTCCGTCTGCCGCCTAACAAGCTTTTCTTCGGATACGAGatcaagccagtcaagaCGGACGCCGataaggaagaggagaaggagaacgcCAACAGGCCTCACTTTGCTGGCCAAGGCCAGACACTTCGAGGTGCCGTCAAGAGAAAGGGAGAAGGAgacgacaagaccaaggcccccgagaagaagggtaCCAGCGAAGGAAACAGACTTGACGGCCGACGGCCACGATGA
- a CDS encoding glyceraldehyde-3-phosphate dehydrogenase, with protein MAPIKVGINGFGRIGRIVFRNAVEHPDIEVVAVNDPFIEPHYAVYMLKYDSSHGIFKGEVGNDGNDLVVNGKTVKFYSERDPANIKWSETGADYVVESTGVFTTIDKAKAHLTGGAKKVIISAPSADAPMYVVGVNENKYDGSADIISNASCTTNCLAPLAKVINDKFGIVEGLMTTVHSYTATQKTVDGPSAKDWRGGRGAAQNIIPSSTGAAKAVGKVIPELNGKLTGMSMRVPTANVSVVDLTVRLEKGASYDQIKKVIKEASEGDLKGVLAYTEDDVVSSDLNGNTNSSIFDAKAGISLNDNFVKLVSWYDNEWGYSRRVLDLLAHVAKVDASK; from the exons ATGGCTCCCATCAAGGTCGGCATCAACGGTTTCGGTCGTATCGGCCGTATCGTCTTCCGCAACGCCGTCGAGCACCCCGACATCGAGGTTGTTGCTGTCAACGATCCTTTCATTGAGCCTCACTACGCC GTCTACATGCTCAAGTACGACTCTTCCCACGGTATCTTCAAGGGTGAGGTCGGTAACGATGGCAACGACCTTGTCGTCAACGGCAAGACTGTCAAGTTCTACTCTGAGCGCGACCCCGCCAACATCAAGTGGTCCGAGACCGGCGCCGACTACGTCGTCGAGTCTACTGGTGTCTTCACCACCattgacaaggccaaggctcaTCTTACTGGTggtgccaagaaggtcatcatcTCTGCGCCCTCTGCCGACGCTCCCATGTACGTCGTCGGTGTCAACGAGAACAAGTACGACGGCTCTGCcgacatcatctccaacgccTCTTGCACCACCAACTGCCTGGCTCCCCTCGCCAAGGTCATCAACGATAAGTTTGGTATCGTTGAGGGTCTCATGACCACCGTCCACTCCTACACTGCTACCCAGAAGACCGTCGATGGTCCCTCCGCCAAGGACTGGCGAGGTGGCCGTGGCGCTGCCCAGAACATCATCCCCTCCAGCACTGGTGCCGCCAAGGCTGTCGGCAAGGTCATTCCTGAGCTCAACGGCAAGCTCACTGGCATGTCCATGCGTGTCCCTACCGCCAACGTTTCCGTTGTCGATCTTACTGTCCGCCTCGAGAAGGGTGCTTCTTACgaccagatcaagaaggtcatcaaggAGGCCTCTGAGGGTGACCTCAAGGGCGTTCTGGCCTACACTGAGGACGATGTTGTCTCTTCCGATCTCAACGGCAacaccaactcctccatcttcgatGCCAAGGCGGGTATCTCTCTCAACGACAACTTCGTCAAGCTGGTCTCCTGGTACGACAACGAGTGGGGTTACTCCCGCCGTGTCCTCGACCTCCTGGCCCACGTTGCCAAGGTTGATGCCTCCAAGTAA
- a CDS encoding glyceraldehyde-3-phosphate dehydrogenase, with protein sequence MAWYQRAELTRAMLHVPPSYPSLPHVPYHITFSFEPQANLNSLMQVYMLKYDSSHGIFKGEVGNDGNDLVVNGKTVKFYSERDPANIKWSETGADYVVESTGVFTTIDKAKAHLTGGAKKVIISAPSADAPMYVVGVNENKYDGSADIISNASCTTNCLAPLAKVINDKFGIVEGLMTTVHSYTATQKTVDGPSAKDWRGGRGAAQNIIPSSTGAAKAVGKVIPELNGKLTGMSMRVPTANVSVVDLTVRLEKGASYDQIKKVIKEASEGDLKGVLAYTEDDVVSSDLNGNTNSSIFDAKAGISLNDNFVKLVSWYDNEWGYSRRVLDLLAHVAKVDASK encoded by the coding sequence ATGGCATGGTACCAGAGAGCAGAGCTCACTCGAGCAATGCTTCATGTCCCACCAAGCTACCCCTCACTGCCCCACGTCCCATACCATATCACATTCAGctttgagcctcaagctAACCTCAACTCCCTTATGCAGGTCTACATGCTCAAGTACGACTCTTCCCACGGTATCTTCAAGGGTGAGGTCGGTAACGATGGCAACGACCTTGTCGTCAACGGCAAGACTGTCAAGTTCTACTCTGAGCGCGACCCCGCCAACATCAAGTGGTCCGAGACCGGCGCCGACTACGTCGTCGAGTCTACTGGTGTCTTCACCACCattgacaaggccaaggctcaTCTTACTGGTggtgccaagaaggtcatcatcTCTGCGCCCTCTGCCGACGCTCCCATGTACGTCGTCGGTGTCAACGAGAACAAGTACGACGGCTCTGCcgacatcatctccaacgccTCTTGCACCACCAACTGCCTGGCTCCCCTCGCCAAGGTCATCAACGATAAGTTTGGTATCGTTGAGGGTCTCATGACCACCGTCCACTCCTACACTGCTACCCAGAAGACCGTCGATGGTCCCTCCGCCAAGGACTGGCGAGGTGGCCGTGGCGCTGCCCAGAACATCATCCCCTCCAGCACTGGTGCCGCCAAGGCTGTCGGCAAGGTCATTCCTGAGCTCAACGGCAAGCTCACTGGCATGTCCATGCGTGTCCCTACCGCCAACGTTTCCGTTGTCGATCTTACTGTCCGCCTCGAGAAGGGTGCTTCTTACgaccagatcaagaaggtcatcaaggAGGCCTCTGAGGGTGACCTCAAGGGCGTTCTGGCCTACACTGAGGACGATGTTGTCTCTTCCGATCTCAACGGCAacaccaactcctccatcttcgatGCCAAGGCGGGTATCTCTCTCAACGACAACTTCGTCAAGCTGGTCTCCTGGTACGACAACGAGTGGGGTTACTCCCGCCGTGTCCTCGACCTCCTGGCCCACGTTGCCAAGGTTGATGCCTCCAAGTAA
- a CDS encoding RuvB-like helicase 2 — protein MAAPVMTVSESKDLRGLNLIAAHSHIRGLGVDATTLEPRAASQGLVGQEKARKAAAVILQMIKDGKIAGRAVLIAGPPSTGKTAIAMGMAQSLGPDVPFTTLASSEIFSLEMSKTEALTQAFRKSIGVRIKEESEIMEGEVVEIQIDRSVTGSAKQGKLTIKTTDMEAVYDMGSKMIDAMTKERVMAGDIISIDKSSGKITKLGRSYARSRDYDAMGVDTKFLQCPDGELQKRKEVVHTVTLHEIDVINSRTQGFLALFSGDTGEIRSEIRDQINTKVGEWKEEGKAEIVPGVLFIDEVHMLDIECFSYINRALEDDLAPVVIMASNRGNSRIRGTDYRSPHGLPLDFLDRVVIINTHAYNPEEIKQILSIRAQEEEIDVHPDALALLTKIGQEAGLRYASNLISTSQLVSAKRKAKQVEVGDVQRSFQLFYDPARSVKFVAESEKRLIGNTGAVDFAVGGAASNGDEKMDLS, from the exons ATGGCTGCT CCTGTGATGACCGTGTCAGAGTCCAAAGACCTTCGAGGCTTGAACCTGATCGCAGCACACTCCCACATTCGAGGCCTTGGTGTGGATGCGACAACCCTTGAgcctcgagctgcttctcaaggtctcgTTGGGCAGGAGAAGGCGCGAAAGGCCGCTGCTGTCATCTTGCAGATGATCAAGGATGGAAAAATTGCTGGCCGTGCCGTTCTCATTGCTGGACCTCCTAG CACAGGAAAGACTGCCATCGCTATGGGTATGGCTCAGTCTCTAGGCCCCGATGTTCCTTTCACAACACTTGCCTCATCAGAAATCTTTTCGCTCGAAATGTCCAAGACCGAAGCCCTCACCCAAGCCTTCCGAAAGTCCATCGGTGTCCGGATAAAGGAGGAGAGCGAAATCATGGAGggagaagttgttgagattcaGATCGACCGCAGCGTTACTGGGAGCGCAAAGCAGGGAAAGCTAACCATCAAGACCACCGACATGGAGGCAGTCTACGATATGGGTAGCAAGATGATCGACGCCATGACCAAGGAACGCGTTATGGCAGGCGATATTATCTCGATAGACAAGTCTTCTGGAAAGATCACCAAACTCGGCCGATCGTATGCCCGATCTCGCGACTATGATGCCATGGGTGTCGATACCAAGTTCCTCCAGTGCCCCGATGGAGAGCTCCAAAAGCGCAAGGAGGTTGTTCACACCGTCACACTACACGAGATCGATGTAATCAACTCAAGAACCCAGGGCTTCCTTGCGCTCTTCTCCGGCGATACTGGCGAGATCCGCAGCGAGATCCGAGACCAGATTAACACAAAGGTCGGCGAGTGGAAGGAAGAGGGCAAGGCCGAGATTGTTCCTGGCGTCTTGTTCATTGATGAAGTGCATATGCTCGATATCGAGTGCTTTTCGTACATCAACCGAGCTCTCGAGGACGACCTTGCTCCTGTGGTCATCATGGCCAGCAACCGAGGCAACTCCCGCATCCGCGGCACTGACTACCGCAGCCCTCACGGACTGCCtcttgacttcttggacCGAGTCGTTATTATCAACACACACGCATACAACCCTGAGGAGATCAAGCAGATCCTGTCCATccgagcccaagaagaggagatcgatGTGCATCCCGACGCTCTCGCCCTTCTCACAAAGATCGGTCAGGAGGCAGGTCTCCGATACGCCAGTAACCTCATCAGCACCTCGCAACTTGTTTCTGCCAAGAGAAAAGCCAAGCAAGTCGAAGTCGGTGATGTGCAACGCagcttccagctcttctaTGATCCCGCCCGCAGCGTCAAGTTCGTGGCTGAGTCAGAGAAGCGCCTGATCGGCAACACAGGTGCAGTCGACTTCGCAGTAGGCGGAGCGGCCAgcaatggcgatgagaaaATGGATCTTAGTTAA
- a CDS encoding peptidylprolyl isomerase, translated as MSEAARWKATVYVGGLSQMATQSHVLDAFIPFGEIVEVKVPKPDAPNSTETHRGFAYVEFEDAADAKEAIDNMDQSEFFGKVLKVSQAKAPKSAEDGLGSKTAIWEKEGWLAEHAADDEEAVSGAGPDPMQGLEQLDVAGPKPE; from the exons ATGTCAGAGGCAGCTCGATGGAAAGCTACTGTCTATGTAGGCGGACTATCTCAAATGGCAACTCAGAGTCATGTCCTCGACGCTTTCATCCCATTCGGTGAGATAGTCGAGGTCAAGGTACCAAAACCTGATGCGCCAAACTCTACAGAGACACACAGAGGATTCGCCTATGTCGAGTTCGAAGACGCAGCTGATGCGAAGGAGGCTATTGATAACATGGATCAATCGGAGTTTTTTGGAAAGGTCCTCAAGGTATCACAAGCCAAGGCACCTAAGAGCGCAGAGGATGGGCTTGGTAGCAAAACAGCTATTTGGGAGAAG GAAGGATGGTTGGCCGAGCATGCGgcagatgacgaagaagcagTGTCAGGTGCTGGTCCTGACCCCATGCAAGGATTGGAACAACTCGACGTTGCAGGACCAAAACCTGAGTGA
- a CDS encoding cytochrome c oxidase subunit 6b — protein sequence MSDDGQELVTKPFKFVTAGTDARFPNQNQTKHCWQNYVDYHKCILAKGEDFAPCRQFWLSYRSLCPSGWYQRWDEQREAGNFPVKLDA from the exons ATGTCGGACGACGGTCAGGAGCTTGTCACCAAGCCTTTCAAGTTTGTCACTG CTG GCACTGACGCCCGTTTCCCCAACCAGAACCAGACCAAGCACTGCTGGCAAAACTACGTCGATTACCACAAGTGCATTCTCGCCAAGGGTGAGGACTTTGCGCCTTGCCGCCAG TTCTGGCTGTCTTACCGATCTCTGTGCCCCTCCGGCTGGTATCAGCGCTGGGACGAGCAGCGCG AGGCCGGAAACTTCCCCGTCAAGCTCGACGCCTAA
- a CDS encoding cytochrome c oxidase subunit 6b produces MSDDGQELVTKPFKFVTGTDARFPNQNQTKHCWQNYVDYHKCILAKGEDFAPCRQFWLSYRSLCPSGWYQRWDEQREAGNFPVKLDA; encoded by the exons ATGTCGGACGACGGTCAGGAGCTTGTCACCAAGCCTTTCAAGTTTGTCACTG GCACTGACGCCCGTTTCCCCAACCAGAACCAGACCAAGCACTGCTGGCAAAACTACGTCGATTACCACAAGTGCATTCTCGCCAAGGGTGAGGACTTTGCGCCTTGCCGCCAG TTCTGGCTGTCTTACCGATCTCTGTGCCCCTCCGGCTGGTATCAGCGCTGGGACGAGCAGCGCG AGGCCGGAAACTTCCCCGTCAAGCTCGACGCCTAA
- a CDS encoding cytochrome c oxidase subunit 6b: MSDDGQELVTKPFKFVTGTDARFPNQNQTKHCWQNYVDYHKCILAKGEDFAPCRQFWLSYRSLCPSGWYQRWDEQRGMLNLSGSN; encoded by the exons ATGTCGGACGACGGTCAGGAGCTTGTCACCAAGCCTTTCAAGTTTGTCACTG GCACTGACGCCCGTTTCCCCAACCAGAACCAGACCAAGCACTGCTGGCAAAACTACGTCGATTACCACAAGTGCATTCTCGCCAAGGGTGAGGACTTTGCGCCTTGCCGCCAG TTCTGGCTGTCTTACCGATCTCTGTGCCCCTCCGGCTGGTATCAGCGCTGGGACGAGCAGCGCGGTATGTTGAACCTCAGTGGTTCCAATTGA
- a CDS encoding 30S ribosomal protein S10e: MLIPKADRKKIHEYLFREGVLVAQKDFNLPKHPDIDTKNLFVIKALQSLNSRGYVKTQFSWQYYYYTLTPEGLDYLREWLHLPAEIVPATHIKQQRSHAPPRGMLGEGERERRPFGRGRGGDRGDREGGYRRRDAGEGKEGGAPGEFAPQFRGGFGRGRGAAPPS; encoded by the exons ATGTTGATTCCCAAGGCCGACCGCAAGAAGATCCACGAG TACCTCTTCCGCGAGGGTGTTCTCGTCGCCCAGAAGGACTTCAACCTTCCCAAGCACCCCGatatcgacaccaagaacctGTTCGTTATCAAGGCTCTGCAGTCGCTCAACTCTCGCGGCTATGTCAAGACCCAGTTCTCTTGGCAATACTACTACTACACCCTGACCCCCGAGGGTCTCGACTACCTCCGCGAATGGCTTCACCTCCCCGCTGAGATCGTTCCCGCTACCCACATTAAGCAACAACGATCGCACGCCCCTCCCCGTGGCATGCTCGGCGAGGGTGAGCGCGAGCGACGACCTTTCGgccgtggccgtggtggtgACCGAGGTGACCGTGAGGGTGGATACCGACGAAGGGATGCTGGCGAGGGCAAGGAGGGTGGTGCTCCCGGCGAGTTCGCTCCTCAGTT CCGTGGTGGATTTGGCCGTGGACGTGGCGCTGCCCCCCCTTCTTAA